From Brassica oleracea var. oleracea cultivar TO1000 chromosome C3, BOL, whole genome shotgun sequence, a single genomic window includes:
- the LOC106334098 gene encoding MYB-like transcription factor ETC1 yields MDKQSKPKHPKTNAYATSVASSSEEVSSLEWEEIAMTQEEDELICRMYKLVRQRWDLIAGRIPRRTAEQIERFWVMKNHRRSQLR; encoded by the exons ATGGATAAGCAATCTAAGCCGAAGCATCCCAAGACCAATGCTTATGCCACCAGCGTTGCCTCTTCTTCTGAAG AAGTAAGCAGTCTTGAGTGGGAAGAAATAGCAATGACTCAAGAAGAAGACGAATTGATCTGCAGAATGTATAAGCTCGTTCGCCAGAG GTGGGACTTAATAGCTGGGAGGATTCCAAGAAGAACAGCAGAACAGATTGAAAGGTTTTGGGTGATGAAGAATCATCGAAGATCTCAATTACGTTGA
- the LOC106329309 gene encoding phosphatidylinositol 4-phosphate 5-kinase 10-like, whose translation MFSREITLKDVKATEKNRIRYSSKHIKHLPPGTVTEFEWKDYCPLGFKLVQELEDINHAEYMKSICNDETLRKLSSGKVGHMFLLSKDDRFLIKILRKSEIKVILEMLPGYYRHIHKNRTTLLSKNYGARSLKPIGGVKTYFVVMSNILQSDVFMNKVYDLKGSSQGRTNKKIKVRDKTILKDTDLDFHFYVDSLARHRLLKQTKLDCELLEDEGIMDYSLMLGLQVKCSCQGSVYGLSLVYDSFTSRGSVDSNSSKLMNTASNSPDRSSTMYSCTPSRDSVDSENSVIESVASISPSPAPTKASDSSQGSIASIPKFTDIFQNSSSTNFGMKIPGRARRIERGESGSVVGKNIREEEEWYDVILYLGIIDIFQDYGVRKRIEHCYKSIQYSSKTVSAVHPKTYSSRFQGFVSQIFLPEEDHPYHSY comes from the exons ATGTTTTCAAGGGAGATAACACTAAAGGACGTGAAAGCCACTGAGAAGAACCGGATTCGTTACTCCTCTAAGCACATTAAACATCTCCCACCAGGAACCGTTACTGAGTTTGAATGGAAGGACTATTGTCCCTTGGGATTCAA GCTTGTGCAAGAGCTTGAGGATATTAATCATGCTGAATACATGAAATCCATCTGCAATGATGAGACATTGAGGAAGCTTTCTTCCGGGAAAGTTGGTCATATGTTTCTTCTCTCCAAAGATGACCGCTTTCTCATTAAGATTCTTCGCAAATCCGAAATCAAG GTCATACTAGAGATGCTGCCTGGCTACTACCGACATATTCATAAAAACAGGACAACCTTGTTGTCTAAGAACTATGGAGCTCGTTCTCTCAAACCTATTGGAGGTGTTAAG ACATATTTTGTCGTCATGTCAAACATACTGCAATCAGATGTTTTTATGAACAAGGTCTATGATCTAAAAGGTTCATCACAAGGCCGAACTAACAAAAAGATCAAAGTGAGAGATAAAACCATTTTGAAGGATACCGACCTTGATTTTCATTTCTATGTGGATTCCTTGGCCAGGCACCGCCTCCTCAA GCAAACAAAGCTAGACTGTGAACTTTTGGAAGATGAAGGGATAATGGATTACAGCTTAATGCTTGGTTTACAAGTGAAATGCTCATGTCAAG GTTCAGTTTATGGATTAAGCCTTGTATACGACAGCTTCACATCACGAG GCTCTGTTGACAGCAATAGTTCCAAGCTGATGAATACAGCCTCAAACTCTCCAGATAGATCTTCAACAATGTATTCATGCACTCCGAGCAGAG ATTCAGTTGACAGTGAGAACTCAGTGATAGAATCAGTAGCAAGCATAAGTCCCAGTCCAGCACCAACCAAAGCTTCTGATTCTTCACAAGGAAGCATTGCTTCCATACCAAAATTCACCGACATCTTCCAAAACAG CTCAAGCACAAACTTCGGGATGAAGATACCGGGACGAGCACGAAGAATCGAGAGAGGAGAATCAGGGAGTGTTGTGGGCAAGAACATTAGAGAAGAAGAGGAATGGTATGACGTAATCTTATATCTTGGGATTATAGACATCTTCCAAGACTATG GTGTGAGGAAACGCATTGAACATTGTTACAAGTCTATTCAATACAGCTCTAAGACAGTCTCAGCTGTCCATCCCAAGACATACTCCTCTCGATTCCAAGGCTTCGTCTCTCAGATCTTCTTACCAGAAGAAGATCATCCTTATCATTCATATTAA
- the LOC106329308 gene encoding probable desiccation-related protein LEA14, whose protein sequence is MASLLDKAKDFVADNLAGVPKPEGSVTDVDLKDVNRDSVEYLAKVSVTNPYGHAIPICEINFTIHSGGREIGKGKIPDPGSLKAKDMTVLDVPIVVPYSILFNLARDVGADWDIDYLLEIGLSIDLPVLGDFTIPVTSKGEIKLPTFKDYF, encoded by the exons ATGGCGAGTTTACTAGATAAGGCAAAAGATTTCGTGGCTGATAACCTCGCCGGGGTTCCTAAACCGGAGGGTTCGGTTACGGACGTCGACCTTAAAGACGTGAACCGTGACTCCGTCGAGTACTTAGCCAAAGTTTCAGTCACCAATCCTTACGGTCACGCGATTCCGATCTGCGAGATCAATTTCACTATTCACAGCGGTGGCCG GGAAATTGGAAAGGGGAAGATACCGGACCCTGGTTCACTGAAAGCAAAGGACATGACGGTTCTTGATGTTCCGATCGTAGTGCCGTATAGTATACTGTTCAACTTGGCTCGAGACGTTGGTGCGGACTGGGACATTGACTATTTGCTCGAAATAGGTCTCTCCATTGATCTTCCTGTTCTCGGGGATTTTACTATTCCGGTTACCAGCAAGGGCGAAATCAAACTCCCTACTTTTAAAGACTACTTCTGA
- the LOC106329255 gene encoding mitogen-activated protein kinase 11, with translation MSTGTWLGDDGSEGVAINSGRYVQYNLNGNIFEVSRKYVPLRPVGRGASGIVCAALNTETAYQVAIKKIGKAFDNIIVAKRTLREIKLHKHMDHDNVVAIKDIIRPRQRDNFNDVYIVYELMDTDLHAIIRSNQPLTDAHSRFFLYQLLRGLKYVHSANVLHRDLKPSNLLVNANCDLKIGDFGLSRTRSETDLMTEYVVTRWYRAPELLLSCSEYTTAIDIWSVGCILGEIVTREPLFPGRDYIQQLRLIIQLIGSPDDSSLGFLRSDNTRRYVKQLPQYPRQNFADRFPNMSIEAVDLLQKMLVFDPSKRITVDEALCHPYLAPFHDINEETVCERPFGFDFEQPSLTEGNIKELIYRESIKFNPQDSTE, from the exons ATGTCGACGGGAACATGGTTGGGTGATGATGGCAGCGAAGGAGTTGCTATCAATAGTGGTCGTTATGTTCAGTATAACCTCAATGGCAATATCTTCGAAGTCTCTAGAAAGTATGTTCCTCTTCGTCCTGTCGGAAGAGGCGCTTCTGGCATCGTATG TGCTGCTTTGAATACGGAAACGGCCTATCAAGTAGCGATCAAGAAGATTGGTAAAGCATTTGACAACATTATTGTCGCCAAGAGAACTCTGAGAGAGATTAAGCTTCATAAGCATATGGATCATGACAAC GTCGTTGCCATCAAAGACATTATAAGACCAAGGCAGCGAGATAATTTCAATGACGTTTACATTGTTTACGAGTTAATGGACACTGATCTTCATGCAATCATACGCTCCAACCAACCCTTAACTGATGCACATTCTCGG TTCTTTCTATATCAGTTGTTGCGAGGACTCAAATATGTGCATTCAGCTAATGTATTGCACCGTGATTTAAAACCGAGTAATTTGCTGGTGAATGCAAACTGTGACCTCAAGATTGGAGATTTTGGGCTTTCCAGGACTAGATCAGAGACAGACTTGATGACTGAATATGTTGTTACCCGTTGGTACCGAGCTCCTGAGTTGCTCCTTAGTTGCTCCGAGTACACAACAGCTATTGATATCTGGTCTGTTGGTTGTATTCTCGGTGAAATAGTTACAAGGGAGCCGTTATTCCCTGGCAGAGATTATATTCAGCAGCTTCGACTCATCATCCAG CTTATAGGTTCACCTGATGATTCAAGCCTCGGGTTCTTAAGAAGTGACAACACGAGACGATATGTAAAACAGCTTCCACAGTATCCAAGACAAAACTTTGCTGATAGGTTTCCAAACATGTCTATTGAGGCAGTTGATTTGCTGCAGAAGATGCTCGTCTTTGACCCAAGCAAACGCATAACAG TTGATGAAGCTTTGTGCCACCCATACCTAGCGCCTTTTCACGACATTAACGAAGAAACTGTGTGTGAGAGACCGTTCGGTTTTGATTTTGAGCAACCTTCTTTGACGGAAGGGAATATCAAGGAGCTTATATATCGTGAATCAATCAAGTTTAACCCTCAAGATTCTACTGAGTGA